A stretch of Roseibium porphyridii DNA encodes these proteins:
- a CDS encoding HAMP domain-containing methyl-accepting chemotaxis protein yields the protein MTVQHRILMGFGLIALFIAAVGVWAYISLSVVGEDIAAMEDMSGDALLASEMNADMAKVLVNTNKYIQTRSEEALQATNEFLRQMEDGIKTAENEIRNPARVELVQKIKSGLTDFTGGLEQVVALYRERDELVLNKLDKIGPIARKNLSSINETATEDGDYETANLAARASQDFLLARLYVLKFLATNDTTDFERAMMEMSVIEKELALLDNSIENPERKATLATTIPMIVDYKSSAQRVHDIIVERNSIRTGVLDKTGFEVNGWAAQVKESAVEDNSALGQKTLREAFVAEWQIIGASAFAFVLAITLAIFISFGITRPLARLVGDAGRLADGDTAVEFAEARRPDEIGNVARSVAGFRDAVVQRQELTIRQEAEQQEREKRNARVADLLETFSAQISDMLNSVKGATVSMQSTATQMTQTAQDTSGQASDVAAAAEEATTNVQTVASATEELAASLQEVSQQVSHSSEISDKASSEAKRTNTQIGGLATVAEDIGEVISLIQNIAEQTNLLALNATIEAARAGEAGKGFAVVAAEVKDLASQTGKATEEISQKISAIQAETRDAVGGIEAIGEIIEEMNTVSASIASAVDQQTSATSEIASNVDQASRGTTVVSEQIAKVSGAASETDTAAHSVLQASAQLAQRAEDMRSTIETFLSEVRAA from the coding sequence ATGACCGTTCAGCATCGAATATTGATGGGTTTTGGGCTCATTGCTCTATTCATCGCCGCCGTTGGCGTCTGGGCATATATCAGCTTGTCGGTTGTTGGTGAGGACATTGCCGCCATGGAAGACATGAGCGGCGATGCGCTTCTGGCATCCGAAATGAATGCCGATATGGCCAAGGTTCTGGTCAATACCAACAAGTATATTCAGACCCGGTCAGAAGAGGCTCTACAAGCCACAAACGAATTCCTTCGGCAGATGGAAGATGGGATCAAGACCGCCGAAAATGAAATTCGAAACCCAGCGCGTGTGGAACTTGTTCAAAAAATCAAATCCGGTCTGACCGACTTTACCGGCGGCCTTGAACAGGTCGTTGCGCTCTATCGCGAGCGCGATGAACTTGTCCTGAACAAGCTCGACAAGATCGGCCCAATAGCCCGCAAGAATCTTTCATCCATAAACGAGACGGCAACTGAAGACGGTGACTACGAAACCGCGAACCTTGCGGCCAGGGCGTCGCAGGACTTTCTGCTGGCGCGTCTTTACGTTCTAAAATTTCTTGCAACCAACGACACTACAGACTTTGAGCGCGCCATGATGGAAATGAGCGTCATAGAAAAAGAGCTGGCCCTGCTGGATAACAGCATCGAAAACCCGGAACGCAAAGCCACCTTGGCAACTACAATCCCCATGATCGTAGACTATAAGTCCTCGGCCCAGCGCGTTCATGACATCATTGTCGAGCGAAATTCAATTCGAACAGGCGTGCTCGACAAGACCGGTTTTGAAGTCAACGGATGGGCTGCACAAGTCAAGGAAAGTGCCGTTGAGGACAACAGTGCTCTCGGACAAAAAACACTCCGCGAGGCATTCGTTGCCGAATGGCAGATCATCGGCGCATCCGCATTTGCGTTCGTGCTGGCAATAACCCTCGCAATATTCATTTCCTTCGGCATTACGCGCCCACTCGCGCGTCTCGTTGGTGACGCCGGCAGGCTTGCCGACGGCGACACAGCAGTTGAATTCGCCGAAGCACGTCGCCCGGACGAAATCGGCAACGTGGCGAGATCCGTGGCCGGGTTCCGCGATGCAGTAGTCCAGCGTCAGGAGCTGACAATCCGTCAGGAAGCTGAACAGCAGGAACGCGAAAAGAGGAATGCGCGCGTTGCAGACCTCCTTGAAACGTTCAGTGCTCAGATCAGCGATATGCTGAACTCGGTCAAGGGCGCAACGGTTTCAATGCAATCCACGGCCACCCAGATGACACAGACCGCACAGGACACGAGTGGTCAGGCCAGCGACGTCGCCGCGGCTGCCGAAGAAGCAACGACCAATGTTCAGACCGTTGCCAGCGCAACTGAAGAACTTGCCGCCTCTTTGCAGGAGGTTAGTCAGCAAGTCAGCCATTCCTCGGAGATCTCAGACAAGGCTTCCTCGGAGGCCAAAAGAACCAATACGCAAATTGGTGGACTGGCAACCGTTGCAGAAGACATCGGAGAGGTCATAAGCCTCATTCAGAACATCGCTGAACAGACAAATCTTTTGGCGCTCAATGCAACGATTGAGGCCGCACGCGCCGGAGAGGCGGGCAAGGGCTTCGCCGTGGTCGCCGCGGAAGTGAAGGACCTTGCGAGCCAGACTGGCAAGGCAACAGAGGAGATTTCACAAAAAATCTCAGCGATCCAGGCAGAGACACGAGACGCCGTTGGCGGCATCGAGGCAATCGGAGAAATCATCGAGGAAATGAACACCGTTTCCGCCTCGATCGCCTCCGCAGTCGATCAACAGACGTCCGCGACGTCGGAAATTGCCTCCAATGTGGATCAGGCCTCACGCGGTACCACGGTGGTGAGCGAGCAGATCGCCAAAGTGTCCGGCGCAGCCAGTGAAACGGATACCGCTGCACACAGCGTACTTCAAGCCTCAGCGCAGCTGGCACAAAGGGCTGAAGATATGCGCAGCACAATCGAGACATTCCTGTCGGAGGTGCGTGCTGCATAG
- the phnF gene encoding phosphonate metabolism transcriptional regulator PhnF, translating to MTNNSSVDRGAGITVWRQIMETLKADIIGGVFEKGSRLPPESDLAARFGVNRHTVRRAIAALTSEGILRADQGRGTFVASAPLSYPIGPRTRFSEIVSGQHRAPSGRLIGSSIVDADAFLANQLGVPLGVPLIRVETLRVADGTPMIVATSWFEQSRVPNLVADYAENGSVTKALKAAGIEDYQRKETRITAELVDAQDARQLGLALGQPVMVMESLNLDDSGKPLQYTRARVAADRIQLVVNGDG from the coding sequence ATGACGAACAACAGCTCGGTTGATCGTGGCGCTGGAATAACGGTTTGGCGACAGATCATGGAAACACTCAAGGCTGACATTATTGGCGGAGTCTTTGAGAAAGGCAGCCGCTTGCCGCCGGAATCCGATCTTGCCGCGCGGTTCGGCGTGAACCGACACACAGTCCGTCGGGCAATTGCCGCGCTGACGTCGGAGGGCATTCTCCGGGCCGACCAGGGCCGCGGAACATTCGTTGCTTCAGCGCCGCTCAGTTATCCAATCGGCCCTCGTACCCGGTTTTCGGAAATTGTATCCGGTCAACACCGGGCCCCAAGCGGCCGGCTGATCGGCTCTTCCATCGTAGACGCCGACGCATTCCTGGCCAACCAACTTGGTGTACCGCTGGGAGTTCCCTTGATCAGGGTGGAAACACTGAGAGTGGCAGACGGAACCCCGATGATTGTTGCAACAAGCTGGTTTGAGCAATCTCGGGTGCCCAATCTGGTCGCGGACTATGCCGAAAACGGTTCAGTCACCAAAGCATTGAAAGCCGCCGGCATTGAAGACTATCAGCGCAAGGAAACGCGTATAACAGCCGAACTTGTCGACGCTCAGGACGCCCGCCAGCTTGGTCTCGCACTCGGTCAGCCCGTAATGGTGATGGAAAGTCTGAATCTCGACGACAGCGGAAAGCCGCTCCAATACACACGCGCGCGCGTTGCAGCTGACAGGATCCAGCTCGTCGTCAATGGTGACGGCTAG
- the phnG gene encoding phosphonate C-P lyase system protein PhnG — protein sequence MTEKSSQPKTDGTAEARRKAMATLAAASPEAVAEKYGTLPPPDYDLVRQPETGLVMVRGRMGGTGSPFNLGEVTVTRCVVRLKTGETGSSYALGRNKTKALQSAVIDALWQTSDGRDKIETDIIGPLDGLQSTEKETVKQETEATKVNFFTMVRGDN from the coding sequence ATGACTGAAAAATCTTCTCAACCCAAGACGGACGGAACGGCGGAAGCCCGCCGGAAAGCCATGGCAACGCTCGCGGCTGCCTCGCCTGAGGCTGTTGCGGAAAAATACGGGACACTGCCGCCGCCCGATTATGACCTTGTTCGTCAACCCGAGACGGGTCTGGTGATGGTGCGCGGTCGAATGGGTGGCACGGGCAGTCCGTTCAATCTGGGCGAGGTGACGGTGACCCGCTGTGTCGTGCGCCTGAAAACAGGAGAAACAGGGAGCAGCTACGCGCTTGGCCGAAACAAAACAAAAGCGCTGCAATCGGCAGTGATCGACGCGCTTTGGCAGACCAGTGATGGCCGCGACAAGATTGAGACGGACATCATTGGGCCGCTTGATGGATTGCAAAGCACGGAAAAAGAAACCGTCAAGCAGGAGACCGAAGCGACCAAAGTCAATTTCTTTACCATGGTACGCGGAGACAACTGA
- the phnH gene encoding phosphonate C-P lyase system protein PhnH has translation MDTAINASEQSNALAAGFKDPVHDAQECFRAIMNAMARPGTEQSIQEVDLAPPAPLTPTVAAVALTLLDYDTPVWLDRPLMTSEAVKSFLRFHTGAPIVKEPVEAAFALVADPAHLVPLTSFNQGSAEYPDRSTTVVLSLQEFSKHQAVMLEGPGIKDKASLSTGPLPPVFWDQVSANNRLFPRGVDLIFSGNGRICALPRSSRVLFSEI, from the coding sequence ATGGACACGGCAATCAATGCAAGTGAGCAGTCCAACGCGCTTGCTGCGGGATTCAAGGATCCGGTTCATGATGCACAAGAGTGCTTCCGGGCGATCATGAATGCCATGGCGCGGCCTGGAACGGAGCAGTCGATCCAGGAAGTCGACTTGGCACCGCCCGCACCTCTCACACCCACCGTTGCGGCCGTTGCTTTGACACTGCTGGACTATGACACCCCCGTCTGGCTTGACCGGCCCTTGATGACGAGTGAAGCAGTCAAATCGTTTCTGCGTTTTCACACGGGGGCTCCGATCGTAAAGGAACCCGTTGAGGCGGCCTTCGCACTTGTTGCCGATCCTGCTCACCTGGTGCCCTTGACCAGCTTCAATCAAGGCTCGGCGGAATATCCGGATCGCTCTACCACGGTGGTCCTGTCCTTGCAGGAATTCAGCAAACACCAGGCAGTGATGCTTGAAGGGCCGGGCATCAAGGATAAGGCAAGCCTCTCGACTGGGCCTTTACCGCCGGTTTTTTGGGATCAGGTCTCGGCCAACAATCGTCTGTTTCCGCGAGGAGTTGATCTGATCTTCTCCGGCAATGGACGCATATGCGCCCTGCCCCGTTCCTCCCGTGTTCTGTTTTCGGAGATCTGA
- a CDS encoding carbon-phosphorus lyase complex subunit PhnI, with the protein MYVAVKGGEKAIRNAHKLTAKRRRGDTSVPSLTLEQIAQQLSHAVARVMGEGSLYDETLAALAIKQSRGDLIEAAFLMRAYRTTLPRFGYSQPIDTADMLVERRISATYKDLPGGQVLGPTFDYSHRLLDFALAAEDDNAEPVAETSPPDEVAMPRVTDLLGDEGLMEPDPVSDETAPVGDLTREPLSFPADRDLRLQNLARGDEGFLLALAYSTQRGYGRTHPFAGEIRYGEVEVEFFAEELGFAVTLGTIKVTECQMINQFKGSAKTAPTFTRGYGLVFGQVERKAMSMAMVDRSMRFEELGEEQVAPAQDVEFVLSHSDNIQATGFVEHLKLPHYVDFQAELVLVRQMRAEWFEKRRQEEDSGDAAQEAAE; encoded by the coding sequence ATGTACGTTGCCGTCAAGGGTGGTGAGAAGGCCATCCGCAATGCTCACAAGCTGACTGCGAAACGCCGTCGGGGCGATACTTCCGTCCCGTCGCTGACACTCGAACAGATTGCGCAGCAGCTCAGCCATGCGGTTGCTCGCGTCATGGGCGAAGGTTCTCTTTACGACGAGACACTGGCAGCCCTGGCCATCAAGCAATCAAGGGGTGATCTCATTGAGGCAGCTTTCCTGATGCGGGCTTACCGCACGACGCTGCCACGCTTCGGATACAGTCAGCCTATCGATACCGCGGACATGCTGGTTGAGCGCAGGATCTCAGCAACTTACAAAGATCTTCCAGGCGGGCAGGTGCTCGGGCCAACCTTCGATTACAGCCACCGCTTGCTCGATTTCGCCTTGGCCGCGGAAGACGACAATGCAGAACCGGTGGCCGAAACCTCACCGCCCGACGAGGTTGCGATGCCACGGGTCACGGATCTCCTGGGCGATGAAGGGCTGATGGAGCCGGATCCCGTTTCAGACGAGACGGCTCCGGTCGGCGACCTGACCCGCGAACCGCTGTCGTTTCCGGCGGACCGGGATCTGCGCCTTCAGAACCTGGCCCGCGGCGACGAGGGCTTTCTCCTGGCGCTCGCCTATTCGACGCAGCGCGGCTACGGCCGGACGCACCCATTTGCCGGGGAAATCCGTTACGGCGAGGTCGAGGTTGAGTTCTTTGCCGAAGAGCTTGGGTTTGCGGTCACGCTCGGAACCATCAAGGTTACCGAATGTCAGATGATCAACCAGTTCAAGGGTTCGGCCAAGACTGCGCCGACCTTTACGCGAGGTTATGGCCTCGTTTTCGGTCAGGTCGAACGCAAGGCCATGTCCATGGCGATGGTCGATCGCTCCATGCGCTTTGAAGAATTGGGCGAAGAGCAGGTCGCACCGGCACAGGATGTCGAATTTGTGCTGTCTCACTCTGACAATATCCAGGCGACCGGATTTGTCGAACACCTGAAACTACCACACTACGTCGACTTTCAGGCCGAACTCGTTCTGGTGCGCCAGATGCGTGCCGAATGGTTCGAAAAACGCCGACAGGAAGAAGACAGCGGCGATGCTGCCCAGGAGGCTGCGGAATGA
- a CDS encoding alpha-D-ribose 1-methylphosphonate 5-phosphate C-P-lyase PhnJ translates to MNDTAQIYDQGEYNFAYLDEQTKRMIRRAILKGIAIPGYQVPFASREMPMPYGWGTGGVQVTASILGKDDCLKMIDQGSDDTTNAVSLRGFFEKTAGVRTTYETSEATVIQTRHRIPEKELREDQILVFQVPIPEPLRFLEPRETETRKMHALEDYGLMHVKLYEDIAKNGHIATTYAYPVKVNDRYVMDPSPTPKFDNPKIDQMPALQLYGAGREKRIYAIPPYTKVKSLDFEDYPFEVQKFDKPCGLCGAENVYLDEVILDDQGGRMFVCSDSDHCEERRANGHLGPMAADPAATQIAGGAPEETVR, encoded by the coding sequence ATGAACGACACGGCTCAGATCTATGACCAGGGCGAGTACAATTTCGCTTACCTGGACGAACAGACCAAGCGTATGATTCGACGAGCGATCCTCAAGGGTATCGCCATCCCCGGTTACCAAGTTCCTTTTGCCTCCCGGGAGATGCCGATGCCGTATGGCTGGGGGACGGGCGGTGTTCAGGTGACTGCTTCGATATTGGGCAAGGATGATTGCCTGAAGATGATCGATCAGGGTTCAGACGACACCACAAATGCAGTCTCGCTCCGTGGCTTCTTCGAAAAGACGGCAGGTGTCAGAACCACCTATGAGACTTCCGAAGCCACCGTCATCCAGACACGTCACCGGATACCTGAAAAGGAATTGAGGGAAGACCAGATCCTTGTTTTTCAGGTGCCGATCCCCGAACCGCTTCGGTTCCTGGAGCCTCGAGAGACCGAGACCCGCAAGATGCATGCACTTGAAGATTATGGTCTGATGCATGTGAAGCTTTACGAAGACATCGCGAAAAACGGTCATATCGCAACGACCTATGCCTATCCTGTGAAGGTGAATGACCGCTATGTCATGGACCCTTCGCCGACACCCAAATTCGACAATCCGAAAATCGACCAGATGCCGGCGCTCCAGCTTTACGGCGCTGGCCGCGAGAAGCGGATCTATGCAATTCCACCCTATACGAAGGTGAAGAGCCTGGATTTCGAGGACTATCCCTTCGAAGTTCAAAAATTCGACAAACCCTGCGGACTTTGCGGTGCGGAAAATGTCTATCTCGACGAAGTCATCCTCGATGACCAAGGCGGCCGGATGTTCGTCTGTTCTGACAGTGACCATTGCGAGGAACGCCGGGCGAACGGACATCTTGGACCGATGGCCGCTGATCCGGCAGCCACGCAAATTGCCGGTGGCGCACCAGAGGAGACTGTCCGATGA
- the phnK gene encoding phosphonate C-P lyase system protein PhnK: protein MNVFQSEAPLLQVHNVTRYYGDRVGCLDVSFDLWPGEVLAIVGESGSGKTTLLNCLSTRLAPTAGAIEYRMRDGTMRNLYQLTEAERRLLMRTDWGFVHQNAADGLRMNVSAGANVGERLMAVGDRHYGNIRSTADDWLGRVEIESDRIDDDPRSFSGGMRQRLQIARNLVTRPRLVFMDEPTGGLDVSVQARLLDLLRRLVADLGLSVVIVTHDLAVARLLSHRIMVMRHGNVIEAGLTDQVLDDPREPYTQLLVSSILQV, encoded by the coding sequence ATGAACGTATTTCAATCCGAAGCTCCCTTGTTGCAGGTTCATAATGTCACGCGATATTATGGCGACAGGGTCGGGTGTCTGGACGTGTCGTTCGATCTTTGGCCCGGTGAAGTGTTGGCCATTGTCGGAGAAAGCGGGTCAGGCAAAACGACTTTGCTGAATTGCCTTTCAACCCGTCTTGCACCAACCGCAGGGGCAATCGAATACCGCATGCGTGATGGCACGATGCGCAATCTCTATCAATTGACGGAAGCCGAGCGTCGCCTTCTGATGCGCACAGATTGGGGCTTTGTGCACCAGAATGCGGCCGATGGTCTGCGCATGAATGTGTCCGCCGGTGCAAATGTCGGTGAAAGACTGATGGCCGTTGGCGATCGGCATTACGGGAACATTCGTTCCACGGCAGATGACTGGCTTGGGCGCGTCGAGATCGAAAGCGACCGGATCGATGATGACCCGCGCTCCTTTTCCGGTGGCATGCGTCAGCGGTTGCAGATCGCGCGAAATCTGGTGACACGTCCGCGTTTGGTCTTCATGGACGAGCCGACTGGCGGGTTGGATGTTTCCGTTCAAGCTCGTCTGCTTGACCTCTTGCGCCGTTTGGTGGCCGACCTTGGCCTTTCCGTAGTCATCGTCACCCATGACCTTGCGGTGGCAAGGCTGCTCTCGCACAGGATCATGGTCATGCGCCATGGCAATGTGATTGAGGCCGGGTTGACCGATCAGGTCCTGGACGATCCGCGCGAGCCGTATACGCAGCTGCTTGTCTCTTCCATTCTTCAAGTTTGA
- the phnL gene encoding phosphonate C-P lyase system protein PhnL has product MAVRLYLNSVSKTFTMHLQGGTVIPVVDKVEFSVDAGECVVLGGPSGAGKSSILKMIYGNYRCDQGQILVTVGDDIVNVAGAEPRDILKLRSDTIGYVSQFLRTIPRVSAEDVVAEPLIAQGSSEEEGRDKARNLLARLNVPERLWTLPPATFSGGEQQRVNIARGFIAYYPVLLLDEPTASLDAANRAVVVRLVEEKKAQGVAMVGILHDQDVRQEIADRIIDVTTFSSEAAA; this is encoded by the coding sequence ATGGCTGTTCGTCTCTATCTCAACAGTGTCAGCAAGACATTCACCATGCACCTGCAAGGGGGCACCGTCATTCCTGTCGTCGACAAGGTCGAATTCTCGGTTGATGCCGGTGAATGCGTTGTGCTGGGCGGCCCGTCCGGTGCCGGCAAAAGCTCAATCCTCAAAATGATCTATGGCAACTATCGTTGCGATCAGGGCCAGATTCTGGTGACCGTCGGTGACGATATTGTCAACGTGGCCGGCGCTGAACCCCGCGATATACTGAAACTGCGCAGCGATACCATTGGGTATGTCAGTCAGTTTCTGCGCACGATCCCGCGTGTTTCGGCAGAGGATGTTGTCGCTGAACCGCTGATCGCCCAAGGTTCAAGCGAAGAGGAAGGCCGTGACAAGGCAAGAAACCTCCTTGCGCGTCTGAATGTTCCTGAACGTCTTTGGACCTTGCCTCCGGCAACCTTCTCTGGCGGTGAGCAACAAAGGGTCAACATAGCAAGGGGCTTTATTGCGTACTATCCGGTCCTGCTGCTCGATGAACCGACCGCATCACTCGATGCTGCCAACCGGGCGGTGGTTGTCCGGCTGGTGGAAGAGAAAAAGGCGCAGGGCGTCGCCATGGTCGGCATTCTGCATGATCAGGATGTGCGCCAGGAAATAGCCGACCGTATTATCGATGTCACGACATTCAGCTCCGAGGCAGCCGCCTAG
- a CDS encoding DUF1045 domain-containing protein: protein MRYAIYFAATADDSLMLLGNAWLGRDPFTGDPLAQPGIEGLSDTRFAELTSSPRRYGFHGTLKAPFFLRQGETEKALVSACEDFAGRIAPFEIQKLGVNRLGKFLALTPDQDEPDLKAFAELCVRHFEKFRAPLSDADLERRRKGGLTPKQDVYLKDWGYPYIFDEFRFHMTLSNKLEVETEAEKLTGSARAFFARETGIPRGCRHFGLYVEPEPGAPFQVRKIFELTGGTAPCNAQLSDDSFTRKENA from the coding sequence ATGCGCTATGCAATTTATTTCGCCGCTACGGCAGATGACAGCCTGATGCTTCTTGGCAATGCCTGGCTTGGCAGGGACCCTTTCACGGGAGATCCGCTAGCGCAGCCCGGCATCGAAGGACTGTCTGATACGCGGTTTGCCGAGTTGACGTCCAGTCCGCGACGTTACGGTTTTCATGGGACACTGAAAGCGCCGTTCTTTCTGCGCCAGGGTGAAACGGAAAAGGCACTGGTGAGCGCTTGCGAAGATTTCGCTGGCCGCATTGCACCTTTTGAAATCCAAAAACTGGGAGTCAACAGGCTGGGAAAGTTTCTGGCGCTCACACCTGACCAGGACGAACCGGATCTGAAGGCTTTTGCCGAATTGTGCGTCCGTCACTTTGAAAAATTCAGGGCACCACTTTCCGATGCTGATCTGGAGCGGCGACGCAAAGGCGGCCTGACCCCAAAGCAAGACGTTTACCTGAAAGACTGGGGCTATCCTTACATCTTTGATGAATTCCGTTTTCACATGACGCTTTCGAACAAACTCGAAGTGGAAACAGAGGCGGAAAAGCTGACAGGTTCCGCGCGTGCCTTCTTTGCAAGGGAGACGGGCATTCCTCGCGGATGCCGCCATTTCGGGCTTTATGTGGAGCCTGAGCCGGGGGCACCATTTCAGGTTCGGAAAATCTTTGAACTCACAGGCGGCACAGCGCCGTGCAACGCCCAGCTTTCCGATGACAGTTTCACCCGCAAGGAGAACGCATGA